TTGATTAGAGATGAAAGCGTATCCTTCTCATCGTTGATACATTCGATTTCTTTGATAGCTTCTTCTAGACGATAGCCAGTTCGATACAAAGCACGGTAAGCTTTTTTGACCAAGTTAATTTGCTCGCGGGAAAAACCTCGTCGCTTTAAACCTTCGACATTTAGTCCTCTTGGCCCCGCAAGGTTTCCTGAAACAGTAATAAAGTTTGGTACATCCTGGTTGATCACACTTCCCATTCCACAGAAGCTGTGTTCACCGATATGGCAAAATTGGTGAACCAAAGTATAACCACCTAAAATAGCCCAGTCATTTACCGTGACATGTCCGGCCAATGCTGATGCATTAGCCATAATGGTGTTATTCCCTACAATACAATCATGGGCAATATGTACACCTGCCATAATCCAGTTATTATCACCGATAGTAGTCTCGCCTCTATCTTGTACGGTACCACGATTGACAGTTACATTCTCTCGAAAGGTATTGTTATTGCCGATGGTTAGTTTTGTCGGCTCATTGGTGTACTTTTTGTCCTGCGGCGCTGCACCGATTGAACAAAACTGGAAAAAGTGGTTTCCCTCTCCAATCATTGTCGGACCAGAAATAACCACATGAGGCTCAACAATAGTGTTTTTTCCAATCATAACGTTCCCTTGAATGACTGCATAGGCGCCTACTGACACGCCTTCATCCAAAGTTACGCTATCATCAATTATTGCTGTCGGATGAATCAAAACTCTCATTCCTTAAAAGTCATTAAACTTTACGTTCTGCACACAACATGTCACACGACGCAATAATTTTCCCTTCAACAAAAGTTTTACACTCAAACTTCCAAATGCCTTTTTTATTATTAACAGTCTTAACTTCAAACTCTAGCTTATCACCCGGTACTGCTGGCTTTCTAAAACGACAATTATCAACTGCAGCTAAATAGTACATAGATGTACCGTCTGGCTTAACTTCTTGTGTTTTAAACGCAAGAATCCCAGTACATTGAGCCATGGCTTCAATAATCATGACGCCAGGCATAATAGGGTTATCCGGAAAATGCCCTGTAAATTGAGGTTCATTATATGTGACGTTCTTATACCCTTTTAAGTGACTACCCGCTTCAAACTCGGTAACGCGATCAACAAGCAAAAACGGATAGCGGTGAGGTAAATACTCAAAAATTTCTTTAACGTCTAATAACATGGTTAATCTTCCAATTGTTTTTTTATACTTTCCAATTCTTTTTCTAACTGCTTAATCTGCTTACTCATTTTTTCCAGATTCTTCAGCCTTACGGTTGTTTTTTGCCAACTTCCAGTTTCTACAGCAGGAAACCCAGAATAACTTCCGGACGTTTTGATTGAGTGTGTGACGCCTGATTTTGCATTAAACATTGCTTTGTCCGCAACCTCAATATGGCCATTTACGCCAACTTGGCCTGCAAACACACAATAATTTCCAATTTTTGTACTGCCGGCAATCCCAACCTGACCGGCTATGGCACAGCCAGCTCCAATCTCTACGTTATGTGCGATATGAATCAAGTTATCTAATATACAGTTATCACCAATAACTGTGTCCCCCAACGCACCGCGATCAATCGCGCAATTATTACCAATCCAGCAATTATTCCCAATTATGACGCGCCCTAGTTGAGGAATTCTAATCCACTTCCCCTTTTGGTTTGCAAAGCCAAAACCTTGTCCACCAATAACCGTTCCAGACTCAACGGTTACAGCGTTGCCCAGTACACAATCATTCATAACGGTTACATTAGGATAAACCCGACAGTCATCGCCTAAAACAGTCCCTTTTTCAATCACAGAACCATAGTTGATGATACAGTTTTCTCCCATTTGAACACCTTCAGCAATATAAACGCCGGCGTCGACTTGGCAACTACTTGGAATAACGGCACTAGAAGCAACAAAACTTTCTGGGTGAATTCCCGGATAAGTTTTTTCGGGGTTCAGTTTTTGCGCGATGTATGCATAAGCGACATAAGGAACATCTACAACTATTTTATTTGCACTCGTTTGATTAGCCATCTCTTTGGTAATCAAAACAGCAGAAGCTTTTGTAGCTTTGAGCTGATTGAGTCGGCGCTTATCGGAAAAAAAGCTAATTTGCCCTCCCTGCGCTTCTGCCAAACCAGCAATTTGAACTATTTCTTGTGTTTCATCCCCTATTAAATAAGAGCTAATTTCACATTCAGACAACCATTCAACGACTTCAGAAAGTTTCAAACTAATTCCTTTTATTTATTAAAACCTGCTCGTTGCTGCTTGTCTTCTTCTCTCAAGTAATCCAAAACTTTTTGCGTGACATCTAGACTATTGTTGGTATAAGCAATTCCTTCATACAAAATCAGGTCAAACCCTTCTTTTTTACCGATAGCCTTAATACCCTGATTGACGATTTTCTGTAGCTTAGCCAGCTCTTCATTTCTGCGGATATTTACAAGTTCTTGAATATCATTCCTTTTTCTTTGAATATCCCTAGTCATTAGGCTAATTTCTCGCTCTGACGCACTTTTTTGAGCATCCGAAAGGATTAGTTTATTTTTTTGATAATCTTTTTGCTTTGCTTCAAGCTTTTTTGCAAGCTGAGTTAACTCAGCCTGTTGAGGCCCAAACTCTTTTTCTAGGCTTTTGCTCGCACTTTGTGCTTGAGGCGCTTTCTCCAATAATAATCCGACATTTACGACGCCAAGCTTCATGTCCTTAGCTTGAACATTGGCTGAAAGGGAAAACAGCATAATGCTTGTTAGAACCACAAGTAAACGACGCATACCAATTCCTTATTTATTTAAATCAAACGGATTAATTGTAAACGATTTTTTTTAAGCATACCTAGCTTTATAGACAGCAAATTAAAGCGGAACACCGAGGTTAAACTGGAACACTTGCGTTTTGTCCCCAGGTTTATCGTTAAGTGCTCTTGCTAAACTGAATGCCAATGGCCCTACTGGGGTAATCCACGCCATAGATATCCCTGTAGAAGCACGGAAATCTTCTGCTTTTACATTGTCAAAACCATTAAAAACATTACCGGCATCCAAAAATACACTCATTCTGATATTGCTCGAATCTTCAATAAATGGCATTGGGAAAATCAACTCTGCATTCGCAATCAGTTTTACATTACCACCTGTCGGCCTATCTGACCCTTGAGTTGCCAAATCATAAACAGGACCTAAAGAGTTTGGTTCATACCCTCTAACTGACCCCATACCTCCAGCATAGAAGTTTTCATAAAATGGCAGCCCTTTATAGCTCCCTAAACCATCACCATAAGCTGCATTTCCCTTGACCTTAAATGTAAAGTTATCTGACATCGGAAAATAAACACTTTCATCTAAGTACAATTTATAGAATGAGACCTCTGAACTGGTTGGAATAGTGACTTCTCCAGTTACACCTGTTGACTGACCGTCAGTTGGGAAATAGAACGAATTCTTCGAGTCATAACTCCAACCCATTGAGTAACGCACCGAGTTAAAATGACTTCCATAGATTGCTGTGTAATCTTTACAAACACTGAAAGTATCAATACATACGAGTTTTTGATCATCGAACTTCAAGCCATAACTCAAGTTACTAAACTCACTTGTTGGATACCCCATATTTACACGAACACCATAGTTATTCGTCGTATAGTCTGATACCCCTAGTTGCGCCGCATCAATTTCACTAGCATAAATTCCACCGCCCAGCGAAACGCCATCAGGAGTGAAATAAGGATTGGTAACGCCTAGATCCAAGGATTTTGTTGAACTACTATAAGTACTGTTAATATTGGCTTTATAACCACTTCCAATTACGTTACGCTCTGTAACACCAATCGTAAAATTCACACCATCAACTTGCGAATATCCAATCCCGGCATTGAATGAGCCTGTAGATTGTTCATCAACATTTACAACCAAGTCAACCTGATCTCGAGAGATGCGTTGGGTATCAATCTTAACCTTCTTAAAATACCCCAACCTGTTCAATCGAGTATTGGAACGTCGAACTCCTTTTAAAGAATATGGCGCACTTTCAAACTGACGCAGTTCGCGACGTATAACATAATCTCTGGTTCGAGTATTTCCCTTAATAATAATTCGTCGAACGTACACTCTATCTTTAGGTTCAACCCTGAAATCAATACTGACCAATCGATTGTTTTTGTCCAGAATAGTAATAGGCTCAACATTCGCAAATGCATACCCTTCTTCACTCAATCTATCTCTCAAAGCATTCACGGTTGCAACGATATGGCTGCGAGAAAATAATTCCCCAGGGTGAATCCTAAGCAACTTATTAAGTTCCTCTTTACTAAGAATGGTTTCTCCGGAGAACTTCACATTAGAAACTGTATATTGAGGACCTTCGTTCATATTGATGGTGATAAAAACCTGAGTTTTATCAAGTGATAAGCTGACCTGTGTGGATTCAAGCTTAAACTCTGCAAAACCACGATCCATATAATATGATCTAAGAGATTCTTCATCAGACTGAAGCTTTGGCTTTGAATATTTATCATTACTACCAATGACCACAGACTCTGAAAGCATCATAGTGCCTTTGAGTTTATTATCACTGTAAGTTTTATTTCCCACTAGAGTAATACGACCAATATTGGCAGGTTGACCTTCCTCGACCTTAACTTTCAATGAAACTCGATTTCTAGGCAGGTTTTCCACATCAATCTTAACATCGGCAGCATAATAGCCTTGATTTTGATACTGTCGACGCAAATCTACAATGATTTTTACTAGTTGATTCTTGTTAAAAATACGACCTTTCTTCACGCCAAGGCCATCGAGTGCCTGCTTCAAGTCATCTGTTTTTATTAGCTCATTACCTTCGAACGTAATATCAGAAATTGAAGGTCTTTCTTTCACAACGACCTTTAGTAGCCCATTAGGAAGCTGGTAAAGTGCAATGTCCTGAAAAAACTTTGTCGCATATAATTGCTTTAAGCTCTCTCTTGTAAGTTTCGTAGTCAACGTGTCGCCGACATCAATTGGTAAATAGCTTCTGACTGTTTCAAAGCTAATTCTATGATTCCCTTCAACCTCAATTTTTTGTATTTTGAAATCTGTTGCATATGCAACGGGCCCCAGTAAACAGGAAGCCATCAACCCAAGTATAAGAAAAACACGTTTAATCATTTGAAATACGAACCAAATCATTTATTAAAGCAAAAATAGTCAAGCTGACAATTATTATAAAACCCAGCTTTTGCACAAAAAGCTCTGTACCATCACTGACGGGCACACCTTTTATGGCTTCTATTGAATACAGCACTAAGTGCCCGCCATCTAACATAGGAATGGGCAATAAGTTCAATATTCCCAAGCTCAAACTTAACAATCCCAATAAACTCAAAAAGCTTATCCATCCATTTTCTAAAGCTTTCCCAGAGTAATCAGCTATCGAAATTGGACCGGACAAATTTCGAGGAGAAACTTCACTGCTGAACATCTTTTGAATCATGTCTAACGTCATTTCTATTAGATTGACGGAATGCGTAAAACCTTCTTGAACAGCATCAAAAAATGGAAATGAAACAACCGTTTGATATGGAGAAAACAGCTTCTCATCTATATGAAGTTTTGCTCCAAAAAGTCCTTTAGGCTTACCTTCGACAACCTGCTCACCTAGCTTCAAACTGATAAAATGGCGATTTCCATTTCTTAAAAAAACAACACTAATCTCTTTGCCTGGATTAGCACGAACTTCAGTCGCAAACTCAGCCCAATTTGACAACTTCTTCCCATTAAATTCTTCTAACCGATCCCCTGGTAAGAAACCTGCCGCAAAAGCTGGCGAACTAGGAATGACCTCCCCAATAACAGGAGGGAAGCTTGGCGAAAAAGGCACAAAACCAAGTTGGGTTAACCAATCTTGTTTAGGGTTATTTAAGTCCAACTCATTGATTGAAAGCAGAATATTTTTTTGAATTGACACCTCTTGAGGGTGGGTGCCTTCCGAAAAATTTCTTAATGTTAACGCAACACTGTCTTTACCAGAAAGCTTTTCCAACAGTAACTTTTGGTGCACTGCTCTCCACGTTTGCGTAACCTTTTGATCTACCGCTTCAATTTGCCATAGATTGCTCGAAACACTTTGGAAAGAAGATGACAATGCTGAGTTCGGAACAACCTTTTCAAAAATAGGCTTCATTCCCGGTACACCCCAAAAGTATAACCACGAAAAGACCATCCAAGCAAAAATCAGATTAATCAAAGGCCCTGCTAATACAATTGCAAACCGCTTGAATACTGTTTGGCGATTAAATGCTCTAGTCAGATCATCATTAACAGATACTGCATCACCATTTCGCTCATCAAGAAACTTTACATATCCTCCTAGTGGAAACATTGCAATTTGATACTGTGTCTCGCCAATTCTTTTCCTTAACAGAGGCTTTCCAAAACCAATGGAAAAAGTCAGAACTTTAACATTAAAAAGTTTAGCAACAATAAAATGCCCCCACTCATGTATTGCGACAAGTAGCCCCATAGCAATAACAAACCCAAGTGCTGACCAAAGAAATGTCATTAAACTAACTCACCCAAAGCCAAAAAACATAGAAGACTGGCATCGCTAGCAATAAGCTATCAACCCTATCAAGAATCCCACCATGCCCAGGCAACAAAAAACCACTATCCTTAATATTAGCTTGACGCTTTAATAGACTCTCAAACAGGTCTCCATAAATTGATAGAAGACCAATACCTGCCAGCAGTAAAGTGACTTGTAAAGCACTTGATAGAATATAGGGTTGAATAAAATACAAACCTAAATAGGCAACAACGATAGCAAAGAGAAAACCACCAAGCACACCTTCCCATGTTTTACCTGGACTAACATAAGAAGCAAGTTTCCGCTTACCAAAGCGTCTGCCAGAAAAAAATGCACCGATATCAATTGCCCAGATAATTGCTAGACACAACAACAACAACTCAGGTGAAAATGTTTGTCTGAAAGTAATCATTGAGAGCGCGAACGGAAGGATAGAAAAGAATCCAAGCAATAAAACTAATGAATTATCAACGAGTCGCTTCCCTTTTTTCAATTGGTAGACAGTCACCATCGAGATCATGACAACAACCTCAACCGGAACTAAAAGAAAAATAAAGCTGTCATCGAAGTAAACATACAGTAGGTATGATGATACTGTGACAATAAATGCATAGATCAACTTGAATAGTTTGTTATTAACACTAGCCAGCCCAGCCCATTCCCAGCCAGCCCAAAAAGTAGCAAACAAAATAAATCCGACCCACTGCAACAAGTCAAACTTAAACAACGCTGCTCCAAAGATCAGTACTAAAACTATTGCCGTCAAAACCCTAGTCTGAATCATGGCTTACCTGTTCACTGGTCTTTCCAAAGCGCCTCTCTCTATTTGAAAAAGACCTAATCGCCGAATCAATGGATTTTTCATTAAAATCCGGCCATAACTCATCTGTAAAATAGAACTCTGCATAAGCCATTTGCCAAATCAAAAAGTTACTGATTCTTTGCTCTCCGCCTGTTCTAATTAACAGGTCTGGCTCACTTTGCCCCGCAAGAGAAAGCTTTCCTGAAATATCTTCTTCTGTTAAATCATCAATTGAACAGCTTGGGTTTAACTTCTGCCAAGCTTTTACAGCTTGGAGAATATCCCACCTTCCACCGTAATTCGCAGCAATATTCAGCTTCAAACCGGAATTATCTTCCGTTAATTTTTCTGCCTCGACAATGTGTCTTTTTATTTCTTCCGAAAATGGCGTTTGGTCACCTATTACTGTCAACTTAACATTATTCTTATGCAGCTTTCCGACTTCACTTTGAAGTGCTGTTAAGAAAAGTCCCATTAATTTTGAAACTTCGTCTTGAGGGCGCTTCCAATTTTCCGTACTAAACGCAAACAGTGTTAAGGATTCAACACCTAGTTCAGCACAATGAGAAACGACTTTTTTGACAGCCTTAAGCCCTTTTTGGTGGCCGACAAAACGAGGCAAAAAACGTTTTTTTGCCCAGCGTCCATTTCCATCCATAATAATGGCTATATGTTTAGGCTGATTCATGAGGGTAAATATTTAATAAAACTTATGCTTTCAAATAAAACAAAACGGCCCACCATTTTGGGTAGGCCGATTATACGACTAGCGAACCATTATGCCGTAAAAGCATTCTAAATTCAGCTTATATTTCCATGAGACTGGCTTCTTTTTCAGATAGAAGCTTGTCAATTTCAGCAATAAAAGAGTCTGTCGTTTTTTGAATATTTTCTTCAGCTCTTCTCAGCTCATCATCGGTAATTTCTTTATCTTTGTTTAAGTCTTTCAAATCTGAATTAGCATCTCTTCTAACATTTCTAATAGCAACTCTTGCTGACTCAGCTTCAGCTCTAGCTAGACGGATAAACTCTTTACGTCTTTCCTCTGTTAGCGGGGGCATTGGAATTCTTAGCATATGGCCATTTGAAACAGGATTCACTCCCAGCTCAGACTGCATAATAGCTTTTTCAATCGGCGCTACCATTGGCTGTTCCCATGGCTGAACTACTAAGGTTCTAGCGTCCTCTATATTAATATTTGCTACTTGGCTAATCGGGACTTCAGAACCATAATATTCAACCATTACAGCATCTAAAATACTTGGATGAGCTCGCCCTGTACGAATTTTGGCAAAATTAGATTCTAGATTTTCAACAGACTTTGACATGCGCCCTTTTGCATCGTCATGAATCTCATTTATCATTTTTCTCTCCTTAAACTATTATGGACGAACAAGAGTGCCTTCATCTTCACCCTTAACAATTCTGACTACTGCGTCTTTTTTAAACATATCAAACACGCGTATTGGCATATTATGTTCTCTACAAAGAACAAAGGCCGCCATATCCATTACTTGTAAATTTTTAGCAATCACCTCATCAAATGAAAGCTCAGAGTAACGTTCGGCACTAGGGTCTTTCATTGGATCTGCTGTGTAAATACCATCAACCTTTGTTGCTTTCATCACCAGCTGCGCATCTATCTCTATTCCTCTAAGAGCAGCGGCTGTATCTGTTGTAAAGAAAGGACTACCAGTTCCTGCAGCAAAAATAACCACTTTACCTTGCTTCAAATCTTTTTGAACTTGATTAGCATGAAACCCGTGACTAACCCCTTCTATCGACATAGCGGAATACACAACCGCATCCATTTCCATATCTTCAACAACGTCTCTTAAGGCCAGCGCATTAATAACCGTTGCCATCATTCCCATTTGATCACCCGTTGTTCTAGCAATACCCGCCCCAGCAATTTGAGCACCACGGAAAATATTACCACCACCAACAACAATACCTACTTCGACACCCAAGCCTCTAAGCGTCTTTACTTCTCCAACCACTTGACGCAATGTTGCTGAATCCAGACCAAAATCACCAGACCCCATCAGCGCTTCTCCACTAAACTTCAGCAACACTCTTGAATACTTCAATGACATACGCGCCCTCAACCAATTATTTTCTAAAAACTATTTTTAAAGTAACCCAAAACAACAGGTCTAATTTAAAAATATCTTTTTACATATAAAAAAAGCCACAGTATGCACAAAATAAATATGCACGCTGTGACTTCAGAAAAGGAATTAACCTTTTATTGCTGCTGCAGCTGCTGCAACTTCATCAGCGAAGTTTGTTTGCTCAATTTCAATACCTTCACCAACTTCCAAACGTACAAAAGATTTTACTTCTGCATTGTTTGATTTAAGAAGCTTCTCAACAGTTTGGTCAGGATCTTTAACAAACGCTTGACCCAATAAAGTGATCTCTTCAAGATACTTACGCATACGCCCTTCAATCATTTTTTCAATGATTTCCATTGGCTTACCAGAACTTTGCGCTTGTTCGATTTGGAAGTTACGCTCTTTTTCAATCACTTCAGCATCAACATCATTCGCAGAAATTGCTGTTGGCTTAGAAGCAGCAACATGCATTGCTACATCACGAATCAGTGAGTCATCACCGCCTTCCATCGCAACAACAACACCAATCTTTTCACCATGCTGATATTGACCGATTTGGCCATTTGTTTCAACCAATTCAATACGGCGCACCCCCATGTTTTCACCAATTTTTGCAATCAGTTCACGACGAGTTTCGTCAATTGATTTACCGCTAGACATTGTTTGCCCCATAAGAGCTTCTACATCTGTAATATCAGTGTTCAAAACAATTTTTGCGATTTCATCTGCAAAACCTTTAAACTCATCGCCTTTTGCAACAAAGTCAGTTTCACAGTTTACTTCAACGATTGCAGCTTTTTTCTTGTCATCAGAAATAGCTATCGCGATTACGCCTTCAGCAGCGATACGTCCAGCTTTTTTATCAGCACCAGCCATACCTTTCTTGCGCAAATACTCGATTGCCGCATCCATATCTCCATCAGTTTCAGACAGAGCTTTTTTACAATCCATCATTCCTGCGCTTGTAATTTCACGCAGCTCTTTTACCATAGAAGCTGTAACTGCCATTCTTAATTTCCTCAATATTTAGATTTAAAAATAAGAAAGCCCAGCAAATGCCAGGCCTTGTAAAAGTGAGTCTGTATTACTCTGCTGCTTCAGCTTTCTCTTCTACGAAGTCATCACCTTCAACCGCAGTTGTAATAGTTGATTTACCTTCGTTAATTGCATCTGCCGCCGCAGACAAATATAGAGAAACCGCTCTTACAGCGTCATCATTCCCAGGAATTACATAGTCAATACCACTAGGGTCGTTATTAGTATCAACAACACCAACTACAGGAATCCCCAAGTTTTTAGCTTCTTGAATAGCAATTTTTTCATTACCTGTATCGATAATAAAGATAGCATCAGGCATTGCACGCATATCTTTGATACCACCTAGAGACAACTCTAGCTTTTCTTTTTGACGCGTACGCATCAAAGCTTCTTTTTTGGTAATTTTTTCGAAAGTACCGTCTTGCTCTTGTGTTTCTAAGTCTTTTAAACGCTTAATTGATTGCTTGATGGTTTTAAAGTTTGTCAACATACCACCCAACCAACGGTGGTTTATATAAGGCATTCCACAACGTTGAGCTTCTTGAGCAACCAATTCACCAGCAGCTCTTTTTGTACCTACGAAAAGGATATTTCCCTTTTTCGCAGCAACACCACCTAGAAAGTTCAAAGCATCGTTAAACAGTGGTAAAGTTTTTTCCAAGTTTACGATATGAATTTTGTTTCGAGCACCGAAAATGTACTCACCCATTTTTGGGTTCCAATAACGAGTTTGATGTCCGAAGTGAACACCCGCTTCAAGCATTTGGCGCATAGTAACTTTTGCCATGATTTTTCTCCATTTCTTGGGTTAAGCCTCCGCATCTCCCATCATTCGAACCTTTTTAACAAAGCAGTTTCGCTTGGCTTACCGCTATCGGGTAATTAAGGCACCCCAAATGATGTATTGGAAAGCGTGTGGTTTTTTCTGTTAAAATTGCCATCAAACTTTGATGGGCGGCGCATTTATACCATAACGCCACACTTATTTCAATTTAAACCTTGTAGTTTCATAAAAGATTAAAGTCACATGTCTTTTGTCACACGGCAAACTCGGCATTTCTTTTGAAGATCACTAATGAAACTTCAGGTTCCAAACTCATGGTTCCCGAACAATGGCAATAAAGATAAAAACACAGGAAGAAATCGAAAAGCTTCGCATAGCGGGTAAACTCGCTGCGGACGTGCTTGACATGTTAACCCCCC
This portion of the Hydrogenovibrio marinus genome encodes:
- the lpxD gene encoding UDP-3-O-(3-hydroxymyristoyl)glucosamine N-acyltransferase, which translates into the protein MKLSEVVEWLSECEISSYLIGDETQEIVQIAGLAEAQGGQISFFSDKRRLNQLKATKASAVLITKEMANQTSANKIVVDVPYVAYAYIAQKLNPEKTYPGIHPESFVASSAVIPSSCQVDAGVYIAEGVQMGENCIINYGSVIEKGTVLGDDCRVYPNVTVMNDCVLGNAVTVESGTVIGGQGFGFANQKGKWIRIPQLGRVIIGNNCWIGNNCAIDRGALGDTVIGDNCILDNLIHIAHNVEIGAGCAIAGQVGIAGSTKIGNYCVFAGQVGVNGHIEVADKAMFNAKSGVTHSIKTSGSYSGFPAVETGSWQKTTVRLKNLEKMSKQIKQLEKELESIKKQLED
- a CDS encoding OmpH family outer membrane protein, whose protein sequence is MRRLLVVLTSIMLFSLSANVQAKDMKLGVVNVGLLLEKAPQAQSASKSLEKEFGPQQAELTQLAKKLEAKQKDYQKNKLILSDAQKSASEREISLMTRDIQRKRNDIQELVNIRRNEELAKLQKIVNQGIKAIGKKEGFDLILYEGIAYTNNSLDVTQKVLDYLREEDKQQRAGFNK
- the pyrH gene encoding UMP kinase, yielding MSLKYSRVLLKFSGEALMGSGDFGLDSATLRQVVGEVKTLRGLGVEVGIVVGGGNIFRGAQIAGAGIARTTGDQMGMMATVINALALRDVVEDMEMDAVVYSAMSIEGVSHGFHANQVQKDLKQGKVVIFAAGTGSPFFTTDTAAALRGIEIDAQLVMKATKVDGIYTADPMKDPSAERYSELSFDEVIAKNLQVMDMAAFVLCREHNMPIRVFDMFKKDAVVRIVKGEDEGTLVRP
- the tsf gene encoding translation elongation factor Ts; amino-acid sequence: MAVTASMVKELREITSAGMMDCKKALSETDGDMDAAIEYLRKKGMAGADKKAGRIAAEGVIAIAISDDKKKAAIVEVNCETDFVAKGDEFKGFADEIAKIVLNTDITDVEALMGQTMSSGKSIDETRRELIAKIGENMGVRRIELVETNGQIGQYQHGEKIGVVVAMEGGDDSLIRDVAMHVAASKPTAISANDVDAEVIEKERNFQIEQAQSSGKPMEIIEKMIEGRMRKYLEEITLLGQAFVKDPDQTVEKLLKSNNAEVKSFVRLEVGEGIEIEQTNFADEVAAAAAAIKG
- the fabZ gene encoding 3-hydroxyacyl-ACP dehydratase FabZ; amino-acid sequence: MLLDVKEIFEYLPHRYPFLLVDRVTEFEAGSHLKGYKNVTYNEPQFTGHFPDNPIMPGVMIIEAMAQCTGILAFKTQEVKPDGTSMYYLAAVDNCRFRKPAVPGDKLEFEVKTVNNKKGIWKFECKTFVEGKIIASCDMLCAERKV
- the frr gene encoding ribosome recycling factor, translating into MINEIHDDAKGRMSKSVENLESNFAKIRTGRAHPSILDAVMVEYYGSEVPISQVANINIEDARTLVVQPWEQPMVAPIEKAIMQSELGVNPVSNGHMLRIPMPPLTEERRKEFIRLARAEAESARVAIRNVRRDANSDLKDLNKDKEITDDELRRAEENIQKTTDSFIAEIDKLLSEKEASLMEI
- a CDS encoding phosphatidate cytidylyltransferase; protein product: MIQTRVLTAIVLVLIFGAALFKFDLLQWVGFILFATFWAGWEWAGLASVNNKLFKLIYAFIVTVSSYLLYVYFDDSFIFLLVPVEVVVMISMVTVYQLKKGKRLVDNSLVLLLGFFSILPFALSMITFRQTFSPELLLLCLAIIWAIDIGAFFSGRRFGKRKLASYVSPGKTWEGVLGGFLFAIVVAYLGLYFIQPYILSSALQVTLLLAGIGLLSIYGDLFESLLKRQANIKDSGFLLPGHGGILDRVDSLLLAMPVFYVFWLWVS
- a CDS encoding isoprenyl transferase; its protein translation is MNQPKHIAIIMDGNGRWAKKRFLPRFVGHQKGLKAVKKVVSHCAELGVESLTLFAFSTENWKRPQDEVSKLMGLFLTALQSEVGKLHKNNVKLTVIGDQTPFSEEIKRHIVEAEKLTEDNSGLKLNIAANYGGRWDILQAVKAWQKLNPSCSIDDLTEEDISGKLSLAGQSEPDLLIRTGGEQRISNFLIWQMAYAEFYFTDELWPDFNEKSIDSAIRSFSNRERRFGKTSEQVSHDSD
- the rseP gene encoding RIP metalloprotease RseP, which encodes MTFLWSALGFVIAMGLLVAIHEWGHFIVAKLFNVKVLTFSIGFGKPLLRKRIGETQYQIAMFPLGGYVKFLDERNGDAVSVNDDLTRAFNRQTVFKRFAIVLAGPLINLIFAWMVFSWLYFWGVPGMKPIFEKVVPNSALSSSFQSVSSNLWQIEAVDQKVTQTWRAVHQKLLLEKLSGKDSVALTLRNFSEGTHPQEVSIQKNILLSINELDLNNPKQDWLTQLGFVPFSPSFPPVIGEVIPSSPAFAAGFLPGDRLEEFNGKKLSNWAEFATEVRANPGKEISVVFLRNGNRHFISLKLGEQVVEGKPKGLFGAKLHIDEKLFSPYQTVVSFPFFDAVQEGFTHSVNLIEMTLDMIQKMFSSEVSPRNLSGPISIADYSGKALENGWISFLSLLGLLSLSLGILNLLPIPMLDGGHLVLYSIEAIKGVPVSDGTELFVQKLGFIIIVSLTIFALINDLVRISND
- the bamA gene encoding outer membrane protein assembly factor BamA; amino-acid sequence: MIKRVFLILGLMASCLLGPVAYATDFKIQKIEVEGNHRISFETVRSYLPIDVGDTLTTKLTRESLKQLYATKFFQDIALYQLPNGLLKVVVKERPSISDITFEGNELIKTDDLKQALDGLGVKKGRIFNKNQLVKIIVDLRRQYQNQGYYAADVKIDVENLPRNRVSLKVKVEEGQPANIGRITLVGNKTYSDNKLKGTMMLSESVVIGSNDKYSKPKLQSDEESLRSYYMDRGFAEFKLESTQVSLSLDKTQVFITINMNEGPQYTVSNVKFSGETILSKEELNKLLRIHPGELFSRSHIVATVNALRDRLSEEGYAFANVEPITILDKNNRLVSIDFRVEPKDRVYVRRIIIKGNTRTRDYVIRRELRQFESAPYSLKGVRRSNTRLNRLGYFKKVKIDTQRISRDQVDLVVNVDEQSTGSFNAGIGYSQVDGVNFTIGVTERNVIGSGYKANINSTYSSSTKSLDLGVTNPYFTPDGVSLGGGIYASEIDAAQLGVSDYTTNNYGVRVNMGYPTSEFSNLSYGLKFDDQKLVCIDTFSVCKDYTAIYGSHFNSVRYSMGWSYDSKNSFYFPTDGQSTGVTGEVTIPTSSEVSFYKLYLDESVYFPMSDNFTFKVKGNAAYGDGLGSYKGLPFYENFYAGGMGSVRGYEPNSLGPVYDLATQGSDRPTGGNVKLIANAELIFPMPFIEDSSNIRMSVFLDAGNVFNGFDNVKAEDFRASTGISMAWITPVGPLAFSLARALNDKPGDKTQVFQFNLGVPL
- the lpxA gene encoding acyl-ACP--UDP-N-acetylglucosamine O-acyltransferase, producing the protein MIHPTAIIDDSVTLDEGVSVGAYAVIQGNVMIGKNTIVEPHVVISGPTMIGEGNHFFQFCSIGAAPQDKKYTNEPTKLTIGNNNTFRENVTVNRGTVQDRGETTIGDNNWIMAGVHIAHDCIVGNNTIMANASALAGHVTVNDWAILGGYTLVHQFCHIGEHSFCGMGSVINQDVPNFITVSGNLAGPRGLNVEGLKRRGFSREQINLVKKAYRALYRTGYRLEEAIKEIECINDEKDTLSSLIKFLKNSSRGIVR